TGAAAGATCAACTCCTACAAGACGTTTTGCCTCTTTTATTCCCCTTGTTAATAAGCGTCCCGTTCCACAGCCAATATCGACGATTTTTTTATTTTCCCAGGTTTTGCTCATGTTCTTTAATTCATCATGAATCTGTCCTAGCCAAACGGTTCTTGCCATCCCGTCAAAAAAGGAAACAAGTGAATCGAATTCAGCCCCATCCATCTTCCTCACGATTACGTCACCTCAACCTATTTTCTATAAAGAGTTTATGAAGTCGTTACCGTCATCCAATCTGACGAAGCGGGGTTTTGACGCCACTTTTCTAGCTTCAATAGCTCTTCTTCTGTAATTGTATCACGACCACGTGCAACCGCAAGGAGGGTTGAATACGTAGTAAGAGCCACTGTACTCAGGTTTTCTTTCTTGAAATTCTCTTCTGCAATGGGTAATTCATATGTAAAGATGGCTGCAATGCCTAATACATTTGCTCCCGCTTCTCTTAGCGCTTCTGCTGCTTTTATTGCACTGCCACCAGTCGAGATTAAATCTTCAATGATAACGACCTTCTGCCCTGTCTGGAGTTTACCTTCAATTTGGTTTTGCTTGCCATGTCCTTTTGCACTTCCACGCACATAAACCATCGGTAAATTAAGCAATTCACTGACCCAGGCTGCATGAGGTATTCCTGCTGTCGCTGTTCCTGCAATTACCTCAGCATCAGGATACTGACTTTCAATGACCTCTTTAAAATGAGCTGCGATCATGCGACGAACGTTTGGATAAGAAAGCGTCATTCGATTATCACAATAAATCGGTGATTTCAGTCCTGAACTCCACGTAAAAGGATTCGTTGGTTCAAGTGCTACGGCCTCGATATCAAGTAAAGATGCGGCAATTTGTTTGTTCATGATTGACCCTCCCATTCCTTTTTCATAGTCACGTATGTTAAAAACGGATCTTCTGCTTGTGTTATACTGCGACCTACAACAATCCCCCAACTTCCTAGTTGCCTTGCTTTTTGCGGAGTAACGACACGATGCTGATCAGATCGATCATCATGAAGTTGGCGAATGCCAGGTGTAACCGTAAGGAAGTCACTGCCACATGTTTCATGAAGCAGAGGAACTTCAAGGGCAGAGCAGACGACTCCATCTAACCCACTTCTCTGTGCATTCTTAGCATAGATCGCGACGACTTCTTCGAGCGGTCGATTGATCAGAAGTTCCTCAGTGACCATCATTTGATCTGTGCTTGTTAGCTGCGTTACAGCGAGTAGCTTTGGTCGAGTCATACCACTTAACGTACCAGCTTCTAGTCCTTCTCTTGCTGCCTCCATCATTTTACCCCCACCTGCGGCATGAACATTTACAAGATCAATCTCTAGACGGGCAAGCACACGCATCGCACGGTTCACTGTATTTGGAATGTCATGTAACTTTAAATCTAAAAAAATACGATGACCATCTCCTTTAAGCTCTTCGATGATGGCCGGACCTTCTTGATAAAAAAGTTCCATACCAACTTTTACGTAAGCGGGATGTTCTTTAAACGGAGCTAAAAACGTCTTTCTTTTAGCACGATCTGCAAGATCTAGTGCGATAATTAACGGACGTTGCATACTGATTTCCAACTCCCTCCAATGATCTCTTGAACATGATCGATTCCGAGTTCATCCATTCGTTGTGGCAACTGTTCAATTATAGTCG
Above is a genomic segment from Bacillus sp. FJAT-45037 containing:
- the pyrF gene encoding orotidine-5'-phosphate decarboxylase; this translates as MQRPLIIALDLADRAKRKTFLAPFKEHPAYVKVGMELFYQEGPAIIEELKGDGHRIFLDLKLHDIPNTVNRAMRVLARLEIDLVNVHAAGGGKMMEAAREGLEAGTLSGMTRPKLLAVTQLTSTDQMMVTEELLINRPLEEVVAIYAKNAQRSGLDGVVCSALEVPLLHETCGSDFLTVTPGIRQLHDDRSDQHRVVTPQKARQLGSWGIVVGRSITQAEDPFLTYVTMKKEWEGQS
- the pyrE gene encoding orotate phosphoribosyltransferase, translated to MNKQIAASLLDIEAVALEPTNPFTWSSGLKSPIYCDNRMTLSYPNVRRMIAAHFKEVIESQYPDAEVIAGTATAGIPHAAWVSELLNLPMVYVRGSAKGHGKQNQIEGKLQTGQKVVIIEDLISTGGSAIKAAEALREAGANVLGIAAIFTYELPIAEENFKKENLSTVALTTYSTLLAVARGRDTITEEELLKLEKWRQNPASSDWMTVTTS